In Nocardia sp. NBC_00403, one DNA window encodes the following:
- a CDS encoding C40 family peptidase, translated as MATLPMIASALAGLGGGGQGANGGGDGGGETTDSGLSPESERALKVLELLAEVYGKGEATSPEVKAIRKELGVNPGKGETANAVRARQMFQRNAATAFENVDNQFFRYITGLAGNNKVDKKAVLALLREVNVALAQLGPQAYTKQGQQKVRQILTAALQKAHTVVSAGQSNSNDAANAINQLTNLYLYNISGQNYTPAVGGIGSAGAAGTTAAAQRAIQVALAQTGKPYVYGDEGPNSFDCSGLMQYAAAAAGVGIPRVSEDQYRQLPQVNPANIQPGDLIFPADSFKSSGLPGHVIMYIGNGLCIAASKPGVPIGTVPLPNNYRATRWTS; from the coding sequence ATGGCCACCCTGCCGATGATCGCCTCCGCCCTGGCGGGCCTGGGCGGCGGCGGCCAAGGCGCCAACGGTGGTGGGGATGGTGGCGGTGAAACCACCGACAGTGGACTGTCCCCCGAATCCGAACGTGCACTGAAGGTCCTCGAGCTACTCGCCGAGGTCTACGGCAAGGGCGAGGCGACCAGCCCCGAAGTCAAAGCCATCCGCAAAGAACTCGGCGTAAACCCCGGCAAGGGCGAAACCGCCAACGCTGTCAGAGCCCGCCAAATGTTCCAGCGCAACGCCGCCACCGCGTTCGAGAACGTCGACAACCAATTCTTCCGCTACATCACCGGCCTCGCGGGCAACAACAAAGTCGACAAGAAGGCAGTCCTCGCGTTGCTCCGCGAAGTCAATGTCGCACTCGCCCAGCTGGGTCCGCAGGCCTACACCAAGCAAGGCCAGCAAAAGGTCCGCCAAATCCTCACCGCCGCATTACAAAAAGCCCACACGGTCGTCTCCGCTGGGCAATCCAACTCGAACGACGCTGCCAACGCCATCAACCAGCTGACCAACCTATATCTCTACAACATCTCGGGCCAGAACTACACACCTGCGGTCGGCGGCATAGGCAGCGCCGGCGCCGCAGGAACGACGGCAGCGGCGCAGCGAGCGATCCAAGTCGCGTTGGCACAGACCGGAAAACCCTATGTCTACGGTGACGAGGGTCCGAATTCGTTCGACTGCTCGGGCCTGATGCAATACGCGGCTGCCGCCGCCGGTGTCGGGATTCCCCGTGTGTCAGAGGATCAGTATCGCCAACTGCCACAGGTCAACCCGGCGAATATCCAGCCAGGCGACCTCATCTTCCCAGCGGATTCGTTCAAGTCGTCGGGACTGCCGGGGCACGTCATCATGTACATCGGGAACGGGCTGTGCATCGCGGCATCCAAGCCCGGAGTTCCTATTGGAACAGTCCCTTTGCCGAATAACTACAGAGCCACCCGTTGGACGTCATAG